A region of the Flintibacter sp. KGMB00164 genome:
TCTTGCCCCGGTCGTCCACCCAGGACACCCGGAACAGCAGGCTGCGCTCCGGCTCCACCAGGCGCTCAATAATGCCCATCTCCTCCAGCTCGGGGCGGCGCTCAAACACCGGCTCCAGCGAGGTCAAGACCTCCTGCACTGCCTGCAGAAATTCCTTCTGATCGGCGTAACGTCCAGCCAGGTCCTGGTATACACGGTTCAGATATGCATTCTTGATCGCCATAGTGATTCCTCCCTTAATGAAAACCGACGCCGTCCAACACACCTTCCGGCCCGTCGGCGCTTGGTTGTTTGTGGTTCCAGATTATAGCACCCGGTTTTTCGTTTTGCAAGTTTACTCATTTTATCTTGCATTTTCATAAATTTCAGAGTTTTGCTCCGCTTTTCCGGTTTTAATATTCTGCTTTTTCATGTTTTGTATGCTTTTATTGAATGTCTGAAAATTATTTTCTTCCTCCTTTTGGAAGTTTTCTTCGCATCCGCCAAATTTCCGTGTCTGATGGACAAATGTGTTTGTGTATTTTTAACACAGTAAAGGGAAAAAGTCGCCTGCAACCCCTTTTCCATCCCCTGAATCTACGCCCATTATGGCCGTTTTAGAACTAAAATTCCCCCGGAAGGCAAAAAAATTCCCCGCCGCTGGTGCGGCAGGGAAAAAGAAATATCTTGATCAGGCTTTGCGAATGATACCCATGGGGGTGGACTCGCTGGACTGGCCCAGGGGGTTGTCCCCCAGGATCTTGGCGATCTGGTCCATGGAGGACTCCTTCTCGGAGAAGCCCAGGATGTTGGCGCCCAGGTCGTTGATGTCCACAATGGCCACCGGTTGGCCCAGAGCGGCGGCCAGCTTCTTGGAGGTGCCCATGGGGTCGTCAGGGGTAAGGACTACATAGTGGTCATAGGGAGGAATGGTGCCCTCGGTGGGACCGTCAATGCCCCGGGCCTTGGGACCGGCTACGATGTAGAACCAGCCCTTCTTGCCCAAAATCTTACCGATCACACTGCAGAAAGCGGCAAACAGAATGCGGGGGGTACCGCACTCCTGGAGAGCCATCTCCATGGTCTCAGGGATGCCCAGGCCGATACCGGCAGGGGTCTTGGTGACGTAGCGGCTGAGGGTGACGGCCAGCTTGCGGGGCTTGATGTCCTCCATGGGGATGGCGCGGCTCTGGGTGCAGGCCACCGCCTTCTCGGAAATAAACAGGATGTCGCCGGGCTGCATCTGCTCCTTGGCATAGCGGCACACTACGTCCTCCATCTTGTCCGCCTTGGTGATCAGGTGGGTTTTGATGGGAATGCGCTGGTAGTCCACTCCGTCCACGGTACGGATCAGCTGCTTGCCCGGATTGGCGCTGTAAACGGTCTCTTCGCTCATATCAATTCGACTCCTCTCAGGCGGGAGAACCCCCGCGCTGTATCAAAGTATTGTTCCACGTTCCGTCACATTATAGCACCCTATTTTCATGGATTCCAGCAAAAACGGGAATTTTCTTCAGTCATTTTTACTGAAAATCCTCCGGTTCCTCGGGCAGAGGCCGTCTGCGGTGCTCCACGGGACCCCAGGCGGGCAGGGGCAGGCGCTGCATGGCTCCAAAGGCCCGGGATTTCAAACCGGGATAGCGGCCGTTGAGCTCATAGATCAGCTCCTTGATCTCCTGGCGCTTAGTGTTGCCGTTGGCGGGACAGGGATTTTCCACCACAGGCAGGGCCAGCCGCTGGGCGGTGTGGCGTACCATCTGCTCCCCACAGTAGAGCATGGGGCGGATCTGGGTGATGCCCATGCGGTCCAGCCAGGTCACCGGCTGGAAACAGGACAGGCGTCCTTCAAAGATAAGGGACATAAAGAGGGTCTCCACCGCGTCGTCATAGTGGTGTCCCAGGGCGATCTTGGTGATCCCCCGTTCCTTCATGGCGTTGTGCAGGGCGCCACGGCGCATTTTGGCGCACATGGAGCAGGGGTTCTTCTCCTTGCGCACATCAAAGATAATATGGTGGATCTCGCTGGGAATCAGGGTATAGGGGACGCCCAGCTCCTCGCAGTAGCGGGCCACAGGGGTAAAGTCCATACCCGGACGGCCGTCGGCGTGGCCCATATCTAAGGTGATGGCCTCCACCTCGAAGGGAATGGGGTAAAATTCCCGCAGCTTGGCCAGGGCGGTAAGCAGCATCAGGGAGTCCTTTCCCCCGGAAACACCCACCGCCACCCGGTCATTGGGGGCGATCATCTCATAGTCCTCCACACAGCGTCGGACCAGGGATAGAATACGGTTCATTTCTGTCTCCTTCCGGGCAAAACAGCCCCGTTTCACAACATTTCCCGCAAAACAATTTAAAAATTGAACATGAGATATCAAGAGATATCAAGAGATTTCACGAGAATGCGAGAGATTTTTGAAACTCAGTAAAAAATGGTCAAAAAAGTCGTTGACACTTGACCGCCCAAATACTATAATACAAAACGCTCCGCTTGTACAGTGGAGCCCAAGATTTTATTCCAAACACCGTGGTTCAACATAAGCACACGAAAATGGAGGTTTCACCTATGTCCACTTTTATGGCCAACAAGGGGAACATCGAGCGTAAGTGGTATATCCTGGACGCCGCGAACAAGCCCCTGGGCAAGACCGCTGCCGCCGCCGCCACCCTGCTGCGGGGCAAGCACAAGCCTGAGTTCACTCCCAACGCCGACTGCGGCGACTTCGTCATCGTCATCAACGCTGACAAGGCCGTGCTGACCGGCAAGAAGCTGGATCAGAAGTACTATCGCCGTCACTCCGGCTGGGTCGGCGGTCTGAAGGAAGTCAAGTACCGCACCCTGATGAGCGAGCGCCCCGAGCTGGCCATGAAGCTGGCTGTGAAGGGTATGCTGCCCAAGAACTCCCTGTCCAACAGTGCCCTGACCCGCCTGAAGATCTATCGCGGCGGCGAGCATGAGCACGCTGCCCAGAAGCCCGAGCTCTGGGACGCTCAGTAATCAGGAGGTAGACGATCATGTATCAGAGCAAGAAGCCCTATTTCTATGGCACCGGCCGTCGGAAGTCCTCCGTGGCCCGTGTTCACCTGTTCCCCAACGGCACCGGCTCCATCACCATCAACGGCCGTGACATCGACGAGTACTTTGGTCTGGAGACCCTGAAGCTGCTGGTCCGTCAGCCCCTGGCTACCACCGACACCCTGGGCAAGATGGATATCGTTGCTACCGTCACCGGCGGCGGCGTGACCGGCCAGGCCGGCGCTATCCGTCACGGTGTGGCCCGTGCCCTGCTGCTGGCCAACGAGGAGTACCGTCCCGCCCTGAAGGCTGCCGGTCTGCTCACCCGCGATCCTCGTATGAAGGAGCGTAAGAAGTACGGTCTGAAGGCCGCCCGTCGTGCTCCTCAGTTCAGCAAGCGCTGATTTTACCCCTTGCTTTTTCAAGGTGCTGTCCATTTGGACGGCACCTTTTTTATTTCACTACGGTCGGCCGCCCGCCGGGGCCTCCGGCCCAACCGCGCTGGCAGCATGCCCCCGGCATGCTGCCCGAGACGCGCGGACTCAGTTCCCTAAGCGCTGATTTTACCCCTTGCTTTTCCAAGGTACTGTCCATTTGGACGGCACCTTTTTTATTGCTCAGATTTCAAAATAGCCCACCAAAAAAATTTGGGGAAAGGAGACTCAGCCTCCTTTCCCCGTTCTGTTTTCATTGAAACTTGCCGAATCGTCTTACTGGAATTCCGGCATGTACTCTTTTACAATCTCCAGCAGCTCTCCGCTGCGCACCATCTTCTCTACCTCAGCAATGTCAGGCCAGATCTCACGGTCAACCTCAAAGAAGGCAACCTTCTCGCGCACATGCTGGTACAGCGCCTCATGCAGCGGTGTAATACCCTGTCCATGGGTGTTCAGCCGACGGCGAATATCAATCGCCTGGCAGGCGGTGAGCAGCTCCATAGCCAAAACAGACAAGGTATTCTGAACGATCATACCGGCCTTACGGGCAGCCGTGGTGCCCATGGACACAACGTCCTCTTGGTTGGCAGAAGAGGGAATGGAGTCCACGGAAGCCGGATGCGCATACACCTTATTCTCGGACACCATGGAGGCCGCAGCATACTGGACGATCATGTAACCGGAGTTGACGCCACCCTCTGTGGTAAGGAAGGGAGTCAGGCCGTTGGACAAAGCGGCGTTGACCATACGCTCGGTGCGGCGCTCGGAAGCGTCGGCGATTTCGGAGCATGCAATGCCCAGGGTATCAAAGGGGATGGCCATGGGCTCGCCATGGAAGTTACCGCCGGAGATCACCGCCTCGTCCTCCAGGAACATCAGGGGGTTATCGGTGACTGCATTGAGCTCGATTTCTACCTTATCCAGGACATAGTCCAATGCGTCACGGACAGCACCGTGCAGCTGAGGGATACAGCGCAGGGCGTAGGCGTCCTGAACCCGGTCGTTCTGGCAATTATCCAGAATCTCGGAGCCTTCCAGCAGCATCTTCATATTCTTGGCCACCAGCATCTGCCCCTTCTGACCGCGTACCGCGTGGATACGAGGATCAAAGGCATTGCGCAGGCCAGTGAGTCCCTCAAAGGCCATAGAGCTGATCACATCGCCCAGCTGAGCGGCGCAGATCGTATCATACAGCGCCAGGGAACCCACAGAGGTCATCGCACATGTACCGTTGGTCAGGCCCAGGCCTTCCTTGCTCACCAAAGTATCCAGGGTCTTGATGCCGGCTTTGGCCATCGCCTCTGCACCGGTCATCTTCTCTCCCTGATACACGGCCATGCCCTTGCCCAGCAAAGGCAGAGACATATGAGCCAAAGGCGCAAGGTCGCCGGAAGAACCCAAAGAACCCTTCTGCGGTACGACAGGATGCACGCCTTTGTTCAGCATCTCGATCATCATCTGAACCAGAATGGGGCGAACGCCGGATACGCCAACACACAGTGCGTTTGCACGCAGCAGAAGCATACCACGGACCACATCCTCTGCAAAAGGCTCTCCCGTGGCGGTACAATGGCTGAGGATCAGGTTGGTAGACAACTGGTTGCTCATTTCATTGCTGACGGCCACACGCTGAAAATCGCCAAAACCTGTGGTAATACCATAGGCTACCCGTCCTTCATCCGCAATCTTCTCTGCCAGAGCGCGGGACTCTTCCATAGCCTTCAAAGCGGAATCTGCCAGTTCAACCGTAGCGCCATAACGGGCGACGGCAACAAAGCTTTCCAGGGTGAGACTATGCCCATCCAGCACAATGTGCTTAATTTCCTTTGGGTTGTACATGATGATAATGTCTCCTTCCTTGATCCGTGATATCGACCATAACCCGTGAGCCGCGTACAAATTTATTGTAAGCTCCGGTCCAGAGGACACGCCTCCTCTGAACCAGAGCTTAAGGAGGAAACAGGGTCCCAGAAGTTTGAAATATACTTGCCGCGTCTCAGATACTGTCAGGCGAAAATTTATCTTACGCTTCCTGAATGGTGATGCCGGGTTTTACTTCCTTTGCCAGTTTCAGAACCTGCTCTGCAACAGGACGGGTAAAATACAGTCGTTTGGCTTTGTTGTCCATTCCGAAGTAAAGGGCAACGACCTCCGGATTGTTTTTGTCCTCTCTGGTCACAGAGACGATCTTATCCCAGCTCCAGAAATCGTACTGAGTGGTGATCCTCATCTGATAATTAATTTCCAGACCACGGGAAGTGACCACTACATCTTTTTTTGTCAGCAAAGCCAAGGCGTACAGCGCACTGAACACCAGCAGTACGCGATACCTGGTAGCAAGACCGCCAAGCAACAATACTGCAACCAGAATCCACCCTCCTACTGTCACCCACTTTTTACGGGGCTTCAGTTCACGGGCAGCATAATGGGGACCAGGGACCGAATCCCAGGGAAGTTGTTCCGTGCGCATAATAAATTCCTTTCTCCTTACACCTTGGAAGCGTTCTTACCTACGGGGATAGGAGCCTTCCCGGCCGCACGCAGGGCTTCCAGGTTCTTCAGGGCACGCTCGTGCGCCTCTTCAGGGGCTGCAGCGGGCTTGTGCATGGTGGTCTTACCGAAAATGTTGGTATAGGCACCGTCAGCCCAGAAGATATTGCGGCCCATGTAGGCGGTGATAGCAGCGTAGATGGGGTTGAGCAGGTTTACAAACGCGAAGGGGAAGTACACGAAGGGACTCATACCCAGAACGCCCTGCTGATAGGCACCGCAGCCGGTCCAGGGGAACATAACGGCCCACAGGGTGCCGCAGTCCTCCAGAGTACGGGAGAGCATGTTGCGGCTCAGACCCATCTCATCGTACTTGTCCTCATACAGAGGGGCGGGAACGCCGATGCCCAGGAACTGGTCACACATGGTGGCGTCGCAGAACAGGGAGGTCAGCAGAGTAGCCAGGATCAGAGAACCCACAGAGTGCAGGTGGTGCTTCAGCTTGCCGAACAGAGCCTCCACGCAGCCGCAGCGCTCCAGCGCGCCGCCGTAAGCCACGGCCAGAAGGATCAGGTTGATGGTCCACATGGTGTGGTCCATGCCGCCGCGGTTGAGCAGCTCGTTGGCCAGCTCGTTGGTGGTCTCAAAGGAGTAGCCGTAGTGCAGGATGCTGAACAGCTCAGCCAGGCTGCCGACGCCCTGGAAGATAACGGCGAACAGAACGCCGGAAGCCACCGAGAGGGCGATACCAACAAGGCCGGGCAGCTTGATGATACAAGCAGCAATAACCACCAGGATGGGCAGCAGAACCAGAGGATTCAGGTTGAAGCCCTCTTTCAGAGCGGCCTGCAGCTCGGTGGCTACGGTAGGATCATAGTTGCCGCTGCCGGTGACCATACCCAGAATGGTATACAAAATGAGGGCGATCACAAAGGTGGGAGCGGTTGTGGACACCATGGCGGTCACGTGGTCAAACAGGCCGGTCTTGGACACAGCGGCGGCCAGGTTGGTGGTGTCAGACAGAGGAGAGAACTTGTCGCCTACGTAGGCGCCGGAGATAATCATACCGGCGGTGATGGCGGGATTGATGCCCAGGCCAGCA
Encoded here:
- a CDS encoding ATP-binding protein yields the protein MNRILSLVRRCVEDYEMIAPNDRVAVGVSGGKDSLMLLTALAKLREFYPIPFEVEAITLDMGHADGRPGMDFTPVARYCEELGVPYTLIPSEIHHIIFDVRKEKNPCSMCAKMRRGALHNAMKERGITKIALGHHYDDAVETLFMSLIFEGRLSCFQPVTWLDRMGITQIRPMLYCGEQMVRHTAQRLALPVVENPCPANGNTKRQEIKELIYELNGRYPGLKSRAFGAMQRLPLPAWGPVEHRRRPLPEEPEDFQ
- the nhaC gene encoding Na+/H+ antiporter NhaC — translated: MSNTKQRKVRLPNFFEALLPILVMMGLMIYGLNFSNEVYYDAHMPLVVSIVVACIIGCICGHSFSDMLAGMIERLNATMEAILILCTVGLLVASFIMSGTIPALIYYGLDLLTPKLFLPIGCILCAIVGLACGSSWTATATIGIAMLGIGAGLGINPAITAGMIISGAYVGDKFSPLSDTTNLAAAVSKTGLFDHVTAMVSTTAPTFVIALILYTILGMVTGSGNYDPTVATELQAALKEGFNLNPLVLLPILVVIAACIIKLPGLVGIALSVASGVLFAVIFQGVGSLAELFSILHYGYSFETTNELANELLNRGGMDHTMWTINLILLAVAYGGALERCGCVEALFGKLKHHLHSVGSLILATLLTSLFCDATMCDQFLGIGVPAPLYEDKYDEMGLSRNMLSRTLEDCGTLWAVMFPWTGCGAYQQGVLGMSPFVYFPFAFVNLLNPIYAAITAYMGRNIFWADGAYTNIFGKTTMHKPAAAPEEAHERALKNLEALRAAGKAPIPVGKNASKV
- the rpsI gene encoding 30S ribosomal protein S9 — translated: MYQSKKPYFYGTGRRKSSVARVHLFPNGTGSITINGRDIDEYFGLETLKLLVRQPLATTDTLGKMDIVATVTGGGVTGQAGAIRHGVARALLLANEEYRPALKAAGLLTRDPRMKERKKYGLKAARRAPQFSKR
- the rplM gene encoding 50S ribosomal protein L13; protein product: MSTFMANKGNIERKWYILDAANKPLGKTAAAAATLLRGKHKPEFTPNADCGDFVIVINADKAVLTGKKLDQKYYRRHSGWVGGLKEVKYRTLMSERPELAMKLAVKGMLPKNSLSNSALTRLKIYRGGEHEHAAQKPELWDAQ
- a CDS encoding coenzyme F420-0:L-glutamate ligase, with amino-acid sequence MSEETVYSANPGKQLIRTVDGVDYQRIPIKTHLITKADKMEDVVCRYAKEQMQPGDILFISEKAVACTQSRAIPMEDIKPRKLAVTLSRYVTKTPAGIGLGIPETMEMALQECGTPRILFAAFCSVIGKILGKKGWFYIVAGPKARGIDGPTEGTIPPYDHYVVLTPDDPMGTSKKLAAALGQPVAIVDINDLGANILGFSEKESSMDQIAKILGDNPLGQSSESTPMGIIRKA
- the hutH gene encoding histidine ammonia-lyase; translated protein: MYNPKEIKHIVLDGHSLTLESFVAVARYGATVELADSALKAMEESRALAEKIADEGRVAYGITTGFGDFQRVAVSNEMSNQLSTNLILSHCTATGEPFAEDVVRGMLLLRANALCVGVSGVRPILVQMMIEMLNKGVHPVVPQKGSLGSSGDLAPLAHMSLPLLGKGMAVYQGEKMTGAEAMAKAGIKTLDTLVSKEGLGLTNGTCAMTSVGSLALYDTICAAQLGDVISSMAFEGLTGLRNAFDPRIHAVRGQKGQMLVAKNMKMLLEGSEILDNCQNDRVQDAYALRCIPQLHGAVRDALDYVLDKVEIELNAVTDNPLMFLEDEAVISGGNFHGEPMAIPFDTLGIACSEIADASERRTERMVNAALSNGLTPFLTTEGGVNSGYMIVQYAAASMVSENKVYAHPASVDSIPSSANQEDVVSMGTTAARKAGMIVQNTLSVLAMELLTACQAIDIRRRLNTHGQGITPLHEALYQHVREKVAFFEVDREIWPDIAEVEKMVRSGELLEIVKEYMPEFQ